In Patescibacteria group bacterium, one DNA window encodes the following:
- a CDS encoding UDP-2,3-diacylglucosamine diphosphatase: protein MPNKTSINTLILSDIHLGLKTSRPIEAIKIIESYDFKRLILNGDIFDSLNFNRLHTEHWDFLSKIRSISKMREVVWVCGNHDGPALTLSSLLGIKIYKKYFWHLGDKKLLAIHGHQFDRFLYKNILISKIAVWFYYFAQRLDTKNKFLTHWLKNHTKSYLRMSEEVKNGAILYAKLRKADFVFCGHTHKAEVFKSSKVNYYNSGSWTTVPSNYIIIKNGNIELK, encoded by the coding sequence ATGCCAAATAAAACATCAATCAACACTTTAATACTTTCTGATATTCATTTAGGATTAAAAACAAGCCGTCCGATTGAGGCAATAAAAATAATAGAAAGTTATGATTTTAAAAGACTTATTTTAAATGGGGATATTTTTGACAGCCTAAATTTTAATCGTTTGCATACTGAGCATTGGGATTTTCTTTCTAAAATTCGTTCAATTTCTAAAATGCGAGAAGTTGTTTGGGTATGCGGAAATCATGATGGTCCAGCTTTGACATTAAGCAGTCTTTTGGGAATAAAAATTTATAAAAAATATTTTTGGCATTTAGGAGATAAAAAGTTGTTAGCGATTCATGGACATCAGTTTGACCGTTTTTTATACAAGAATATTTTGATTAGCAAAATAGCTGTTTGGTTTTATTATTTTGCTCAACGCTTAGACACTAAAAATAAATTTTTAACTCACTGGTTAAAAAATCATACTAAAAGTTATTTGCGAATGTCTGAAGAAGTAAAAAATGGAGCGATTCTTTACGCTAAATTACGCAAAGCTGATTTTGTTTTTTGTGGACATACGCATAAGGCCGAAGTTTTTAAATCTTCAAAAGTTAATTATTATAACAGCGGATCATGGACTACTGTTCCGTCAAATTATATAATTATTAAAAATGGAAATATTGAATTAAAA